Proteins encoded in a region of the Paenibacillus pedocola genome:
- the mraY gene encoding phospho-N-acetylmuramoyl-pentapeptide-transferase, translating into MDYQLLLLTIAVSFILAVIAAPLIIPLLRRMKFGQQVRDDGPQSHLKKAGTPTMGGIIIMVAFTLSFLKFSVVNSDFYVLLVATLGYGLIGFLDDYIKIAFKRSLGLTARQKLAGQLLVGIVLCILLNNAGHNTGISIPGTDISFDWGGWFYYPFIVIMMMAVTNAVNFTDGVDGLLSGVSAIALAAFAVVAMQATSIAAGVCAAAMIGAVLGFLVFNAHPAKVFMGDFGSFGIGGAIGAIAIVTKSELLFVVIGGVFVIEMLSVVLQVASFKTRGKRIFRMSPIHHHFELGGWSEWRVVTTFWAVSLVLAAVGLILSKGL; encoded by the coding sequence ATGGATTATCAACTTCTGCTGCTGACAATTGCTGTATCCTTTATCCTTGCGGTCATTGCCGCTCCGCTCATCATTCCGCTGCTGCGCAGGATGAAATTCGGACAGCAAGTACGTGACGACGGACCGCAATCCCACTTGAAAAAAGCGGGCACGCCTACAATGGGCGGAATTATCATCATGGTGGCGTTCACGTTATCTTTTTTGAAATTTTCCGTGGTGAATTCGGACTTTTATGTCCTTCTGGTGGCTACGCTCGGCTACGGGCTGATCGGGTTTCTGGATGACTATATTAAGATTGCCTTTAAACGTTCACTCGGACTTACCGCACGCCAGAAGCTGGCGGGTCAGCTTCTGGTGGGCATCGTGTTATGTATCCTGCTGAATAATGCCGGCCACAATACTGGAATTAGCATTCCGGGTACAGACATCAGCTTTGACTGGGGCGGGTGGTTCTACTATCCGTTCATTGTGATCATGATGATGGCAGTCACGAACGCCGTGAATTTTACAGATGGCGTAGACGGATTGTTGTCCGGTGTGAGTGCCATTGCACTTGCCGCCTTTGCCGTAGTGGCCATGCAGGCTACATCGATTGCAGCAGGGGTGTGCGCAGCGGCTATGATTGGTGCAGTACTCGGCTTTCTTGTGTTCAATGCACATCCGGCCAAAGTATTTATGGGAGACTTTGGTTCCTTCGGTATCGGCGGTGCGATTGGGGCAATTGCCATTGTGACCAAAAGTGAACTGCTCTTTGTGGTAATCGGCGGCGTGTTTGTCATTGAGATGCTGTCTGTTGTTCTGCAGGTGGCCTCCTTTAAGACGCGCGGCAAGCGCATTTTCAGAATGAGCCCGATTCATCATCACTTTGAGCTGGGTGGCTGGTCGGAATGGAGAGTCGTCACCACCTTTTGGGCGGTAAGTCTGGTGCTGGCGGCAGTGGGACTAATCTTGAGCAAGGGGTTGTAA
- a CDS encoding UDP-N-acetylmuramoyl-tripeptide--D-alanyl-D-alanine ligase, whose translation MITRTLQRIAAMCGGELVSAVDTDMEIAGVVTDSRKITTGCLFVPLAGDNFDGHHYSAAALAAGAAATLWQHDKGPSPDGGAVILVEDTLAALQKLAAAYLNEAAPQVVAITGSNGKTTTKDMITALLEGQYKVHKTQGNFNNHIGLPLTVLSMSENTEIAILEMGMSSRGEIALLASLAAPDVAVITNIGESHLLQLGSRKEIARAKLEIAEGLKPGGLLIYNGDEPLLAEVMAEPSFYAPARMQTLRFGLSADNDNYPTGMMTHPGGMTFTTRYLAEERAFTLPLPGRHNVINALAALAVARHYGVTEANIEEGLKRLKLTGMRIEVMMTASGLTLLNDAYNASPTSMKAAIDVLQSMKTGGSRIAVLGDMLELGPEEVDFHREIGEYLDPALTDLVFAYGPLAARLAEAATEKFGPERVFAFTDKAELSSVLNSKCSAKDIVLFKASRGMRLEEVLHSLNEHFNQT comes from the coding sequence TTGATTACAAGAACGCTGCAAAGAATCGCTGCCATGTGCGGAGGAGAACTGGTTTCCGCTGTAGATACGGATATGGAGATTGCTGGGGTCGTTACCGACTCACGTAAAATTACGACAGGCTGCCTGTTTGTGCCGCTGGCCGGAGACAACTTTGACGGGCATCATTACAGTGCGGCGGCTTTGGCTGCCGGAGCTGCTGCCACGTTGTGGCAGCATGACAAGGGACCTTCACCGGATGGCGGTGCTGTCATTCTGGTTGAGGATACGCTGGCTGCGCTGCAGAAGCTGGCTGCTGCATATTTAAATGAAGCAGCCCCGCAGGTTGTGGCGATCACGGGCAGCAACGGCAAAACGACAACGAAGGATATGATTACTGCTCTTTTGGAGGGCCAGTATAAGGTTCACAAAACCCAGGGGAATTTCAATAATCATATCGGCTTGCCGCTTACTGTACTCTCGATGAGCGAGAACACTGAAATTGCTATTCTGGAGATGGGCATGAGCTCCCGGGGGGAAATTGCCCTGCTCGCTTCGCTTGCTGCTCCTGATGTAGCGGTTATCACCAACATAGGCGAATCGCATCTGCTGCAGCTTGGCTCGCGTAAGGAAATTGCCCGGGCTAAGCTGGAAATCGCTGAAGGGCTAAAGCCGGGAGGACTGCTTATCTACAACGGCGATGAACCTTTACTCGCGGAAGTGATGGCAGAGCCATCTTTCTACGCCCCTGCACGTATGCAGACGCTACGTTTCGGTTTGAGTGCAGATAACGATAATTATCCTACCGGGATGATGACGCATCCCGGAGGTATGACGTTTACAACCCGCTATCTCGCTGAGGAGCGTGCCTTTACATTGCCGCTTCCCGGACGCCATAATGTCATCAACGCGTTGGCCGCACTGGCAGTTGCCCGCCATTATGGGGTAACCGAGGCAAACATTGAAGAGGGGCTGAAACGGCTCAAGCTGACCGGCATGCGGATTGAAGTGATGATGACCGCATCCGGCCTGACACTGTTGAATGATGCCTATAATGCGAGTCCAACCTCGATGAAAGCGGCGATTGATGTGCTGCAGTCTATGAAAACCGGCGGCAGCAGGATCGCTGTGCTGGGGGACATGCTGGAACTGGGTCCGGAGGAAGTGGATTTCCACCGGGAAATCGGTGAATATCTTGATCCGGCATTAACCGATCTGGTGTTTGCCTATGGTCCGCTTGCTGCCCGGCTAGCTGAGGCCGCTACGGAGAAATTCGGCCCTGAACGGGTGTTTGCCTTTACAGACAAGGCAGAGCTGTCTTCGGTCCTGAACAGTAAATGCAGTGCCAAGGATATTGTGCTGTTCAAAGCCTCCAGGGGCATGCGCCTGGAAGAGGTGCTGCACAGCCTGAATGAACATTTTAATCAGACCTAA
- a CDS encoding UDP-N-acetylmuramoyl-L-alanyl-D-glutamate--2,6-diaminopimelate ligase yields the protein MKIKELSSCLAASRLYGDGETEISDIQADSRKVKPGDLFICLPGFTVDGHEFAPQAAAKGASALVCERKLDIDLPQLIVDDCRFAMSVLSNAFFGSPSSRMKMIGVTGTNGKTTTTYLIERIMADHGVKTGLIGTIQLRYDGQTYTASGTTQESLELQRTLNDMALKGVECCVMEVSSHALHQGRVKGTDYRTAIFTNLTQDHLDYHHTMEEYRAAKGLFFSRLGNVISPWKEERKYAVLNADDEATAYFAAQTAAEVITYGIDSKANVRASQISITSKGTFFHVDTFKGEADISLRMVGKFNVYNALAAITAALLEDVPLEEIKTSLESVAGVDGRVESVDAGQDYAVIVDYAHTPDGLENVLRAVSEFAGGKVLTVFGCGGDRDKTKRPLMGKIAAKYSDHVFVTSDNPRTEDPLLILQDIEAGLTEDGVAQDSYEMIPDRREAITKAIEMASPGDVVLIAGKGHETYQLIGGVVHDFDDRLVAKDVIRGRSY from the coding sequence ATGAAAATTAAAGAATTATCTTCTTGTCTCGCGGCTTCGCGTTTGTACGGGGATGGGGAAACTGAGATTTCAGATATTCAGGCGGATTCCCGCAAAGTTAAACCGGGTGACCTGTTTATCTGTCTCCCGGGTTTTACGGTGGATGGTCACGAGTTCGCACCGCAGGCAGCGGCAAAAGGCGCTTCTGCTCTTGTCTGCGAACGGAAGCTGGATATTGATCTGCCGCAGCTAATCGTAGATGACTGCCGGTTTGCGATGTCCGTATTGTCCAATGCCTTTTTCGGCTCGCCGAGCAGCCGGATGAAGATGATTGGTGTGACCGGAACGAACGGTAAAACAACGACCACCTATCTGATCGAACGGATTATGGCGGATCATGGAGTAAAGACAGGGCTGATCGGTACGATCCAGCTGCGTTATGACGGCCAGACCTACACGGCGTCAGGTACTACACAAGAGTCGCTGGAGCTGCAGCGCACGCTGAATGATATGGCTCTGAAGGGTGTGGAGTGCTGCGTGATGGAAGTATCTTCCCATGCGCTCCATCAGGGACGGGTGAAAGGTACAGATTACCGCACAGCTATTTTCACGAATTTAACCCAGGACCACCTGGATTACCATCATACGATGGAGGAGTACCGAGCAGCAAAAGGGCTGTTCTTCTCACGTCTTGGAAATGTGATTTCGCCATGGAAAGAAGAACGCAAATATGCCGTGCTGAATGCCGATGATGAGGCGACTGCTTATTTTGCCGCCCAAACCGCAGCGGAAGTGATTACATACGGTATTGACAGCAAAGCGAATGTTAGAGCTTCGCAGATATCGATCACGTCAAAGGGAACTTTTTTCCATGTGGATACGTTTAAGGGAGAGGCTGACATTTCGCTGCGTATGGTCGGTAAGTTTAATGTCTACAATGCACTTGCTGCAATTACAGCCGCACTGCTTGAAGATGTTCCGCTGGAAGAGATCAAGACCAGTCTGGAATCTGTAGCCGGTGTGGATGGACGTGTGGAGTCAGTCGATGCAGGCCAGGATTATGCAGTCATTGTTGACTATGCCCATACACCGGATGGCCTGGAGAATGTACTGAGAGCGGTCAGCGAATTTGCCGGCGGCAAGGTGCTGACTGTGTTCGGATGCGGCGGAGACAGAGATAAGACCAAACGGCCGCTCATGGGCAAGATTGCCGCGAAGTACAGCGATCATGTCTTTGTTACTTCCGATAATCCCCGGACGGAGGATCCGCTCTTGATTCTGCAGGATATCGAGGCCGGGCTGACAGAAGACGGCGTGGCACAGGACAGCTATGAGATGATACCGGACCGCCGGGAGGCGATCACAAAAGCTATTGAAATGGCAAGCCCCGGAGATGTAGTATTGATTGCGGGGAAAGGTCATGAGACCTATCAGCTGATTGGCGGAGTGGTTCATGATTTCGATGACCGTCTTGTTGCCAAAGATGTTATAAGGGGCCGAAGCTATTGA
- a CDS encoding stage V sporulation protein D: MKVSKVVTRRRMLWTLLGLAVLFGSLAVRLAYVQLYQGEKLSAKAEESWRRNIPYTAKRGEILDREGVALAYNVSSPTVYAVPVQVKDKQKTAQQLAPLLGMTEEKLVALMSKREMSVKLQPGGRKITMELAASIRDLQLPGIVVAEDNKRYYPFGDLAAHILGFTGIDNQGITGVESIYDKLLKGIEGNVSYLSDAGGRLMPGSSEKYSEPQEGLSLQLTIDKQIQSIMERELDQAMVKYQAQGAWSIAMNPKNGEILAMASRPGYEPGAYKEYNAEVYNRNLPIWMTYEPGSTFKIITLAAALEENKVDLQNEHFFDPGYIEVGGAKLRCWKKGGHGSQTFLEVVENSCNPGFVALGQRLGKDTLFKYIRDFGFGTKTGIDLNGEASGILFKPSQVGPVELATTAFGQGVSVTPIQQIAAVSAAINGGKLFTPHVAKAWINPETGETVSEVKPTEVRQVISEETSKKVRAALESVVAKGTGRPAFIDGYRVGGKTGTAQKVINGRYSPTEHIVSFVGFAPADDPQIVVYTAVDNPKGIQFGGVVAAPIVQNILEDSLHYLKVPERKDQLPKTYKYGETPIVTVPDLTGATVQDIYEDLNMNFTLARSGTGNTVINQAPKPGARVEQGSTIRIYMGTSSE; the protein is encoded by the coding sequence ATGAAGGTTTCGAAAGTCGTAACTCGGCGGAGAATGCTGTGGACACTGCTGGGACTGGCTGTATTGTTCGGTTCGCTGGCCGTACGTCTTGCCTATGTGCAGCTCTATCAAGGTGAGAAGCTGAGCGCTAAGGCAGAGGAGTCGTGGCGTCGTAATATTCCGTATACCGCAAAGCGCGGTGAAATATTAGACCGCGAAGGAGTCGCACTGGCCTACAATGTCAGCTCGCCTACGGTTTATGCTGTTCCCGTACAGGTGAAGGATAAGCAAAAGACGGCACAGCAGCTGGCTCCGCTTCTTGGCATGACCGAAGAGAAGCTGGTCGCTTTAATGTCCAAACGTGAGATGTCGGTGAAGCTACAGCCCGGCGGCCGCAAAATTACGATGGAGCTTGCCGCTAGCATCCGTGATTTGCAGCTGCCGGGCATCGTTGTGGCTGAGGATAACAAGCGTTACTATCCTTTCGGAGATTTGGCAGCACATATTCTCGGGTTCACCGGGATTGATAATCAGGGAATTACCGGAGTAGAAAGCATATACGATAAGCTTCTTAAAGGAATAGAAGGCAATGTGTCTTATTTGTCCGATGCGGGCGGACGGCTAATGCCAGGCTCCTCAGAGAAATATTCCGAACCTCAGGAAGGCTTGAGCTTGCAGCTGACGATTGATAAGCAAATTCAATCGATCATGGAACGCGAGCTGGATCAGGCAATGGTCAAGTATCAGGCACAGGGCGCCTGGTCAATCGCGATGAATCCGAAGAACGGTGAAATTCTGGCCATGGCCAGCAGGCCGGGTTATGAACCTGGCGCTTACAAGGAATATAATGCAGAGGTCTATAACCGCAATCTGCCGATATGGATGACTTATGAGCCGGGGTCAACTTTCAAGATTATTACCTTGGCTGCTGCGCTGGAAGAGAATAAAGTTGATTTGCAGAATGAGCATTTCTTTGATCCGGGATATATTGAGGTCGGAGGTGCGAAGCTGCGCTGCTGGAAAAAGGGCGGCCATGGCAGCCAGACCTTCCTTGAAGTGGTCGAAAATTCATGCAACCCCGGGTTTGTGGCACTGGGGCAGCGGCTTGGTAAAGATACCTTGTTTAAATATATTCGTGATTTCGGCTTCGGAACGAAGACAGGCATTGATTTGAACGGAGAAGCGAGCGGAATTCTGTTCAAGCCTTCCCAGGTCGGGCCGGTGGAACTGGCAACTACTGCTTTTGGCCAAGGGGTCTCGGTTACACCTATTCAGCAGATCGCAGCAGTGTCGGCAGCCATTAACGGAGGCAAGCTGTTTACCCCCCATGTCGCAAAGGCCTGGATAAATCCGGAAACGGGTGAGACGGTTTCGGAGGTTAAGCCTACGGAAGTGCGGCAAGTGATATCGGAGGAAACGTCGAAGAAAGTGCGGGCTGCCCTCGAGAGCGTGGTTGCCAAAGGCACCGGGCGGCCGGCATTTATTGACGGCTACCGGGTGGGAGGTAAGACGGGGACGGCACAAAAAGTGATCAACGGACGTTATTCTCCGACGGAGCATATTGTTTCTTTTGTCGGCTTTGCGCCTGCGGATGATCCGCAGATCGTGGTGTACACCGCGGTTGACAATCCCAAGGGAATACAGTTCGGGGGCGTTGTAGCCGCGCCGATCGTACAGAATATCCTGGAGGATTCCCTGCATTATTTAAAGGTGCCGGAGCGGAAAGACCAGCTTCCCAAAACCTATAAGTATGGAGAAACTCCGATTGTTACGGTTCCCGATCTTACAGGGGCGACAGTACAAGATATTTATGAGGATCTGAATATGAACTTTACGCTTGCCCGTTCCGGGACTGGCAATACTGTAATTAATCAGGCTCCCAAGCCGGGGGCAAGAGTTGAACAGGGATCAACCATCAGGATTTATATGGGTACTTCCAGTGAATGA
- a CDS encoding penicillin-binding transpeptidase domain-containing protein gives MVKRIKLRTLFIGGCITLFFLVLVARVFWIQVLQNDFWHEKAIAQWAHTSVIKAKRGTIEDRNGSVLASDVPAYTVVVNPEVIAEQGLGEEVIQGLHELLGKPENELKALVEAKDKNGNYLKNREIRNEGWKIDKELADKVKEFYEGLEEEHDILETGVGLITEQKRYYPKDSLAAHILGYTNRDGVAIMGLEKYFDEKLKGINGELNYQSDGKGIKLPDSQDTYKPAVNGSNFKLTIDSMIQRYIEDAMQKAYDQYKPKSMTVIAADPNTMDILGMANMPTFNPNEFWKTTDQGDFLNHAIKSIYEPGSTFKIVTLAGTVQEKLFNPDATFKSGSIRIKGYSKALHDINRSGWGEISFLEGVKRSSNVAFVKLGYEMLGQERLTQYIHDFGFEEKTGIDLPGEVSGRVTPQYSVEYATLAYGHGKVQVTPIEQLTAVAAIANGGKLMVPHVVKEVTDPNTGKTTVTQPEVVRQVISEESARETGSYLEQVVSDQSIGTGRHAYIEGYRVAGKTGTAIKVEGQDYVKSKVLVSFIGYAPVNDPKIAVIVIIDEPNVEVGGGTAAAPVFKEIVSQSLQYMGVPKTVESAKETGTKVSQTAAVPQRSTPDLAGKTIKEARELLLDQGYDFETVGGGANVVSQYPEKGTLLASGQRIYLLSQQGDQTAIPDLRGQSLRDALEVLNLLKVGIAVEGEGYVTEQTESDQNGKKLVTLKLNPLNEHGEEIPVAAADEDAAGSEDSGG, from the coding sequence ATGGTAAAGAGAATCAAACTTCGCACGCTGTTTATAGGAGGGTGTATTACCCTCTTTTTTCTTGTTTTAGTTGCCAGGGTATTCTGGATTCAGGTGCTGCAAAATGATTTCTGGCATGAAAAGGCAATCGCCCAATGGGCGCATACCTCAGTCATCAAAGCTAAGCGGGGAACGATCGAAGACCGCAATGGCAGTGTTCTGGCCAGCGATGTTCCGGCTTACACGGTTGTTGTGAACCCTGAGGTCATAGCCGAGCAGGGGCTCGGTGAAGAGGTGATTCAGGGGCTGCACGAACTGCTGGGCAAACCGGAGAATGAACTGAAGGCGCTGGTCGAAGCCAAGGATAAGAACGGGAACTACCTCAAGAACCGCGAAATCCGCAATGAAGGCTGGAAGATTGACAAAGAGCTTGCGGATAAGGTGAAGGAATTCTACGAAGGTCTTGAAGAAGAACATGATATTCTCGAGACCGGGGTCGGACTGATCACGGAGCAGAAACGCTATTATCCGAAGGACTCTTTGGCTGCGCATATTTTGGGCTATACCAACCGGGACGGCGTTGCCATCATGGGGCTGGAAAAATATTTTGACGAGAAGCTTAAAGGAATCAACGGCGAGCTCAATTATCAGAGTGACGGTAAGGGGATTAAGCTTCCTGATTCTCAGGACACCTATAAGCCCGCGGTAAACGGGAGTAATTTCAAGCTGACCATTGACAGTATGATTCAACGTTATATTGAAGATGCGATGCAGAAGGCTTATGACCAGTACAAACCGAAGAGTATGACTGTTATTGCCGCGGATCCGAACACGATGGATATTCTCGGTATGGCGAACATGCCTACGTTTAATCCCAATGAATTCTGGAAGACAACAGATCAGGGGGATTTTCTGAATCATGCGATTAAATCGATCTATGAGCCGGGTTCCACCTTTAAAATTGTAACACTGGCCGGGACGGTGCAGGAGAAGCTGTTTAATCCCGATGCCACCTTTAAGTCAGGTTCGATCCGGATCAAGGGCTACAGTAAAGCGCTCCATGACATCAACCGCTCCGGTTGGGGTGAGATTTCATTTCTTGAAGGTGTAAAACGCTCCAGTAACGTTGCTTTTGTAAAGCTGGGTTATGAGATGCTGGGACAGGAACGGCTGACCCAATATATCCATGATTTTGGGTTTGAAGAGAAGACTGGCATCGATCTGCCGGGAGAAGTCTCCGGCCGGGTAACGCCGCAATATTCTGTCGAGTATGCCACACTGGCTTACGGACACGGGAAGGTGCAGGTAACACCAATCGAGCAGCTTACGGCTGTAGCAGCCATCGCAAATGGCGGTAAGCTGATGGTTCCGCATGTCGTCAAGGAAGTGACCGATCCGAATACCGGAAAAACAACGGTCACCCAGCCAGAGGTTGTCCGTCAGGTTATCTCGGAGGAAAGTGCACGGGAGACCGGCAGCTATCTGGAGCAGGTTGTATCGGATCAGAGTATCGGTACCGGACGTCATGCCTACATTGAAGGCTACCGAGTAGCAGGTAAGACGGGTACAGCGATCAAGGTAGAGGGTCAGGATTACGTGAAGTCCAAGGTGCTTGTATCATTTATCGGTTATGCCCCGGTTAATGATCCGAAGATCGCGGTTATCGTCATTATCGATGAACCAAATGTGGAGGTAGGCGGCGGTACCGCAGCAGCGCCGGTCTTCAAAGAGATCGTTTCGCAGTCCCTCCAATATATGGGCGTACCCAAAACGGTTGAGAGTGCGAAGGAAACGGGGACGAAGGTGAGCCAAACTGCTGCAGTGCCGCAGCGTTCTACACCGGACTTAGCCGGTAAAACGATCAAGGAAGCACGGGAGCTCTTGCTCGATCAGGGATATGATTTTGAAACGGTCGGCGGAGGGGCAAATGTAGTAAGCCAGTATCCGGAGAAGGGCACCCTGCTCGCTTCGGGCCAGCGGATCTATTTGCTTAGCCAGCAGGGGGATCAGACGGCCATCCCTGATTTGCGCGGGCAGTCACTGCGTGATGCGCTGGAGGTTCTGAATCTGCTGAAGGTCGGCATTGCGGTTGAAGGTGAAGGGTATGTCACAGAGCAGACCGAATCAGATCAGAATGGCAAAAAGCTGGTGACCCTGAAGCTCAATCCATTAAATGAACACGGGGAAGAAATTCCTGTTGCTGCCGCAGATGAGGATGCAGCGGGTTCTGAGGATAGCGGAGGCTAG
- the rsmH gene encoding 16S rRNA (cytosine(1402)-N(4))-methyltransferase RsmH: MFHHITVLKEEATEGLHIKKDGIYVDCTLGGAGHSSLIASKLSGNGRLICLDQDDWALENARERLAEYGEKVVLVKTNFRDLEQVLKNLPFVPQKDGVPQVDGILFDLGVSSPQFDEGERGFSYNHDAPLDMRMDQSADLTAAEIVNTWPEQEIARVLFQYGEEKFSRRIARKIVERREERPVESTGELAELIKEGIPAAARRTGGHPAKRSFQGLRIAVNDELGAFEEGLHGAVRCLAPEGRVSVITFHSLEDRICKQIFSSYLSRCTCPPDFPFCVCGAEGTLKLINRKPLIPSEEELELNPRARSAKLRVAEKL, from the coding sequence TTGTTTCACCACATCACGGTGCTTAAAGAAGAAGCGACAGAAGGGCTGCACATCAAGAAGGACGGCATTTATGTCGACTGTACACTTGGGGGAGCGGGACACAGTTCTCTTATTGCGTCCAAGCTTAGCGGCAACGGCCGGCTGATCTGTCTGGATCAGGATGATTGGGCCCTGGAGAATGCCAGAGAACGTCTGGCTGAATACGGTGAGAAGGTGGTTCTGGTCAAGACCAACTTCCGCGACCTTGAACAGGTCCTGAAGAACCTTCCGTTTGTTCCGCAAAAAGACGGTGTACCCCAGGTAGACGGCATACTGTTTGATCTTGGCGTATCTTCACCCCAGTTTGATGAAGGGGAGCGCGGGTTCAGCTATAATCACGATGCCCCGCTTGATATGCGGATGGATCAGTCCGCAGACTTGACCGCAGCAGAAATTGTTAACACATGGCCCGAGCAGGAAATCGCCCGAGTGCTTTTCCAATATGGAGAAGAGAAGTTCTCACGGCGGATTGCCCGGAAAATTGTGGAGAGGCGTGAGGAGCGGCCGGTAGAGAGTACCGGAGAATTGGCCGAGCTGATCAAGGAAGGCATTCCCGCAGCCGCGCGAAGAACGGGAGGACATCCTGCGAAACGCAGTTTTCAAGGACTCAGGATTGCGGTTAATGATGAGCTGGGAGCGTTTGAAGAAGGACTGCATGGAGCTGTGCGCTGTCTGGCGCCGGAAGGAAGAGTGTCGGTCATTACTTTTCACTCGCTGGAGGACCGGATTTGCAAGCAGATTTTCAGCAGCTATTTGAGCAGATGTACTTGTCCGCCTGACTTTCCATTTTGCGTTTGCGGCGCTGAAGGCACGCTCAAGTTAATAAACCGTAAGCCGCTGATTCCTTCCGAGGAAGAACTTGAGCTTAACCCGCGCGCCCGTTCAGCGAAATTGCGCGTTGCAGAGAAATTGTAA
- the mraZ gene encoding division/cell wall cluster transcriptional repressor MraZ: MFMGEFQHSIDDKGRIIIPAKFRELLGTSFVATRGLDSCLFVYPMEEWGIMEQKLKSLSLMKSDARAFSRFFFSGATECVWDKQGRVNLPGNLRQYAKLDKDCVILGVSNRVEIWNKELWEQYFEQSEESFNEIAEKLVDFNFDL, from the coding sequence ATGTTTATGGGGGAATTCCAGCATAGCATTGACGACAAAGGCCGGATCATTATCCCGGCTAAGTTCCGTGAATTGCTCGGAACCTCTTTCGTTGCGACCCGCGGCCTTGACTCCTGCCTGTTTGTTTATCCCATGGAAGAATGGGGAATCATGGAGCAAAAGCTCAAAAGCCTTTCACTGATGAAATCGGATGCCCGTGCATTCAGCCGCTTTTTTTTCTCGGGAGCGACCGAATGCGTCTGGGACAAGCAGGGCAGGGTAAATCTGCCGGGGAATTTGCGGCAATATGCCAAGCTGGACAAGGACTGTGTTATTCTGGGCGTTTCGAACCGGGTGGAGATCTGGAACAAGGAGCTATGGGAACAGTACTTCGAACAGTCAGAGGAATCGTTCAACGAGATTGCCGAAAAATTGGTTGATTTCAATTTTGATCTATAA
- a CDS encoding adenosylhomocysteinase codes for MSPLSKENSIVADMSLAPEGHLKIDWVRQHMPVLNRIREQFEAEQPFKGLKVSITLHLEAKTAYLAKVVQAGGAEVTITGSNPLSTQDDVCAALVEDGITVFAKYNPSPEEFKALNIKALESKPDLIIDDGGDFATLLHSERPDLMENIRGGAEETTTGIIRLKALQKQGILKFPMVAVNDAYCKYLFDNRYGTGQSAWDGIVRTTNLIVAGKTVVVVGYGWCGKGVAMRAKGLGANVIVTEVDAIKAVEAHMDGFHVMPMLEAAKRGDFFVTVTGNRYVIRGEHYDVMKDGAILCNAGHFDVEVNKPELAERSVSQRTVRKNIEEYQLKDGRKLYLLAEGRLVNLGAADGHPAEIMDTTFALQALSLKYVNDNYKNIGVKVENVPYDLDEQVARYKLESLGIAIDSLTPAQIDYLDSWNLNG; via the coding sequence ATGAGTCCATTGTCGAAAGAAAATAGTATTGTTGCAGATATGTCGCTAGCACCTGAGGGGCATCTCAAAATCGACTGGGTCCGCCAGCATATGCCTGTGCTGAACCGCATCCGTGAGCAATTTGAAGCTGAGCAGCCGTTCAAGGGGCTGAAGGTGTCGATTACACTGCATCTGGAGGCGAAAACTGCCTATCTGGCGAAGGTAGTGCAAGCTGGCGGCGCTGAAGTTACGATTACCGGCTCCAATCCGCTCTCGACACAGGACGATGTCTGTGCGGCGCTTGTCGAAGACGGGATTACAGTATTCGCCAAATACAATCCTTCTCCGGAGGAGTTCAAAGCACTGAATATTAAGGCGCTTGAGAGCAAGCCTGATCTGATCATTGACGATGGCGGAGATTTTGCAACGCTGCTGCATTCAGAGCGGCCCGACCTGATGGAGAATATCCGCGGCGGGGCAGAGGAGACCACAACCGGAATTATCCGGCTTAAAGCCCTGCAGAAGCAAGGCATCCTGAAGTTCCCGATGGTAGCAGTCAATGACGCTTACTGCAAATATTTGTTCGATAACCGTTATGGCACAGGCCAATCCGCCTGGGACGGCATCGTCCGTACAACCAACCTGATTGTAGCCGGCAAAACAGTGGTTGTAGTCGGTTACGGCTGGTGCGGCAAGGGTGTAGCTATGCGGGCCAAAGGCCTTGGCGCTAATGTCATCGTGACCGAAGTCGATGCCATCAAAGCTGTTGAAGCTCACATGGACGGCTTCCATGTAATGCCGATGCTGGAAGCGGCTAAACGCGGTGATTTCTTCGTGACTGTTACGGGCAACCGTTATGTGATCCGCGGCGAGCACTACGATGTGATGAAGGACGGAGCCATCCTCTGCAACGCGGGGCATTTTGATGTGGAAGTGAACAAGCCGGAGCTGGCTGAACGTTCGGTTTCCCAGCGGACGGTGCGCAAAAACATCGAAGAATATCAGCTGAAGGACGGCCGTAAGCTCTATCTCCTGGCAGAAGGCAGACTGGTCAATCTGGGCGCGGCAGACGGTCATCCGGCGGAAATTATGGATACCACCTTTGCACTGCAGGCACTGTCCCTCAAATATGTAAATGACAACTACAAGAATATCGGTGTCAAAGTGGAGAACGTTCCCTATGATCTGGATGAACAGGTGGCGCGTTACAAGCTGGAAAGCTTGGGAATTGCCATCGACAGTCTAACTCCGGCGCAGATCGATTATCTGGACAGCTGGAATTTGAACGGTTAA